The Cohaesibacter gelatinilyticus genome contains a region encoding:
- the prmC gene encoding peptide chain release factor N(5)-glutamine methyltransferase, translating into MRLDQAIAHWAEAFRQMEIETAKLDARLIVQHALNLSDMDMLVQFDRHLSEQDQKVVAKLAERRLKREPVAHLLGYREFWGLNFAVSGDVLVPRADSETLIEAVLADIPDCKAPLKLVDIGTGSGCLLLALLSELPNAVGIGVDMSTSALNIARRNARNLNLTDRCLFVRGDFATAFAGSIDVLISNPPYLAEEEFGGLDVDVANYDPYSALVSGPSGLEAYEQILDQIGAWGRPLPSVYLEIGYQQGEALQALALCNKAVSVRIKQDLGGRDRVVTISYE; encoded by the coding sequence ATGAGACTTGATCAAGCAATTGCTCATTGGGCAGAAGCATTCCGCCAGATGGAGATTGAGACCGCCAAGCTGGACGCCCGATTGATTGTTCAACATGCATTGAATTTGTCCGATATGGATATGCTCGTGCAATTTGATCGGCATTTGTCCGAACAGGATCAGAAAGTTGTTGCCAAATTGGCTGAGCGCAGACTAAAGCGTGAGCCGGTTGCACATCTATTGGGCTATCGCGAATTTTGGGGTCTGAATTTTGCCGTTAGTGGTGATGTTTTGGTTCCCCGTGCCGACAGTGAAACCCTGATCGAAGCGGTGCTTGCTGATATTCCGGATTGTAAGGCCCCGTTGAAATTGGTCGATATAGGAACAGGATCCGGATGCTTGTTGTTGGCGCTATTGTCGGAATTACCCAACGCTGTTGGTATTGGTGTTGATATGAGCACTTCAGCATTGAATATCGCGCGGCGCAATGCTCGAAATCTGAATTTGACAGATCGTTGCCTGTTTGTCAGGGGTGATTTTGCAACTGCTTTTGCAGGTTCAATTGATGTTCTGATATCCAATCCACCTTATCTGGCCGAAGAGGAATTTGGGGGGCTGGATGTGGATGTTGCCAACTATGATCCTTATTCGGCACTTGTTTCCGGTCCCAGCGGATTGGAGGCTTATGAACAGATACTGGATCAGATCGGAGCCTGGGGCCGCCCGCTACCATCTGTTTATCTTGAGATTGGCTATCAACAAGGTGAAGCGCTGCAAGCTCTTGCCTTGTGCAATAAAGCCGTTTCGGTCAGAATCAAACAGGATCTTGGTGGTCGAGATCGTGTGGTAACAATCAGTTACGAATGA
- the prfA gene encoding peptide chain release factor 1: MAAISIPLARVEALIDRFEAITAEMAAGPEPDIYVKLSRDYSELEPVAEKARAYLAALSEFDDIKELLADSETDAEMAELAQMEYKPAEEKIEELAAEMQILLLPKDAADNKSAILEVRAGTGGDEAALFAGDLFRMYQKFAEDNGWKVSVMSVSEGDVGGFKEIIASITGVGVFAKMKFESGVHRVQRVPETESGGRIHTSAATVAVLPEAEEVDIEVRSEDIRIDTMRASGAGGQHVNTTDSAVRITHLPTGIVVTSSEKSQHQNRANAMKVLQARLYEAERDRADSERASARRGQVGSGDRSERIRTYNFPQGRVTDHRINLTLYKLDRVLAGEGLPELVDALIAENQAQLLAAVEADEI, from the coding sequence ATGGCCGCGATTTCCATTCCTCTTGCCCGGGTTGAAGCCCTGATTGATCGCTTTGAGGCGATTACTGCGGAGATGGCTGCAGGGCCGGAGCCTGATATATATGTCAAATTGAGCCGGGACTATTCCGAGCTGGAGCCGGTGGCTGAAAAAGCCCGGGCTTATCTGGCAGCGCTATCTGAGTTTGACGATATCAAAGAGTTGTTGGCCGATTCGGAGACGGATGCGGAAATGGCTGAACTGGCGCAGATGGAATATAAGCCAGCGGAAGAAAAGATCGAAGAGTTGGCTGCCGAGATGCAGATCCTGCTATTGCCAAAAGACGCTGCTGATAACAAGAGCGCTATTTTGGAAGTCCGAGCTGGCACCGGTGGTGATGAAGCTGCACTCTTTGCTGGTGATTTGTTTCGAATGTATCAGAAATTTGCCGAGGATAACGGCTGGAAAGTCTCCGTCATGTCTGTATCAGAAGGCGATGTTGGTGGTTTCAAGGAAATCATTGCATCCATTACCGGTGTTGGTGTGTTCGCCAAGATGAAATTCGAATCTGGTGTACATCGTGTTCAACGTGTACCAGAAACAGAATCGGGCGGACGTATTCATACCTCCGCCGCAACGGTGGCAGTGTTGCCGGAGGCAGAAGAGGTGGATATCGAAGTCCGCTCTGAAGATATCCGCATTGACACCATGCGTGCATCTGGTGCGGGTGGTCAGCACGTGAACACCACTGACTCAGCTGTACGCATCACACACTTGCCGACCGGCATTGTGGTTACTTCATCGGAAAAATCCCAACATCAGAACCGCGCCAATGCGATGAAGGTTCTTCAGGCTCGCTTGTATGAAGCCGAACGGGATCGGGCGGATAGCGAACGTGCAAGTGCTCGCCGCGGGCAAGTCGGATCGGGTGATCGTTCCGAGCGAATCCGGACTTATAATTTCCCGCAAGGGCGTGTTACCGATCACCGTATCAATCTGACCCTATACAAGCTGGATCGGGTTCTGGCCGGCGAAGGTCTGCCGGAACTGGTTGATGCTTTGATCGCTGAAAATCAGGCGCAATTGTTGGCCGCCGTCGAAGCAGACGAGATCTGA